Proteins from a genomic interval of Polaribacter sp. Q13:
- a CDS encoding TonB-dependent receptor has translation MKILNLLLSKAKAGSFLLLLFALLCQFSSNAQSIKVSGTVTSSEDQGPIPGVSVVVKGTKNGVSTDFDGLFSIKANVGDLLEFSYIGMTQKVLKVKNATMNVVLDPSVESLQEIVVIGYGAVKKKEITGAVVQVKAEDIQSVVSSDLGSALQGQVSGVNIVSSSEPGGTSEILIRGVTSLSGDNTPLYVVDGVIQDGDPGIPPSDVETINVLKDAASTAIYGVRGATGVILITTKQGKPGSLQVRVNASYAIQHRRAAVPLMNSVEQTYFDVVQNRNVNGGYDDQVSLQILQQPRTFLNETNLSDLIFTNDVPTQDYNVNVSGGTEDITYNVSAGFFSQDGLQINSGYNRFNIRASTVYEKNKLRIQSSVSMNTDSRDIPQGNLLSQSIVYRPTQNGVNLDNLDELSQGGDDVNRLGWVIESLRTTNNYKTTRSAATLNLKYQATEHLNLSSNLGITSINSIGKIYRPYQEIYNNQNPPVLQSQPEDSFVSNRTRFTTNLVAEFGAIYNKVFAEDHDLTLTAFISGAKNTSEAFTATRNGATNDDVQVLNGATGTQFVSSGNDYTQTRIGLIGRLQYSYKGKYILSSSLRRDGSSKFPVDNRWGTFPSIALAWNVSDEPFWDKYKGTVNNFRLRLSQGTVGVDRIGDYLYSAGISQDINYASSTGAVSLGATQENFVNRVLKWEETTQQNIGFDFGFLRNRLTLSAEYYHSDKSNMLFPVFIPNSAGGGNNATVVLNVGDMVNSGLELALGFRGKVGNVRYRMNGTFSTNQNEVTKISGDTKFQLTTDNGLVGRAPQQSRVTALAVGREAAAFFLWRTDGILDTEVKLAEYQSNIDRNARMGDTKFIDQNNDGVLDESDRVYSGSGLPEYELGYTFNANYKNWDFSMNWYAALGQEIMNGFDAWAYGFGRHKDQIYQWSPQNQNSTVPTYRNDVTRHNNFLGYSDLWLEDGSYLRLRQVSMGYSFPKKTLEKMGLSRLRFYVRAQNPLTITKYSGYNPEVGGGIQARGLDKNTGPISSQYMLGVNINF, from the coding sequence ATGAAAATTTTAAATTTATTATTGAGTAAAGCCAAGGCAGGTAGTTTCTTGCTTTTACTCTTTGCGCTGTTGTGTCAGTTTAGCTCCAATGCGCAGTCAATTAAGGTATCCGGAACCGTAACAAGTTCTGAAGATCAGGGGCCAATACCAGGAGTAAGTGTTGTTGTAAAAGGTACAAAAAATGGTGTTTCAACCGATTTTGATGGACTTTTCTCTATTAAAGCCAATGTTGGAGATCTTTTAGAGTTTAGTTACATTGGTATGACGCAGAAAGTTTTAAAGGTTAAAAATGCAACGATGAATGTTGTTTTAGATCCGTCTGTAGAAAGCCTACAAGAAATAGTCGTAATTGGGTATGGAGCCGTTAAAAAGAAAGAAATAACGGGTGCGGTAGTTCAAGTAAAAGCAGAAGACATACAGAGTGTTGTTAGTTCTGATTTAGGATCGGCTTTACAGGGACAAGTATCTGGTGTAAATATTGTTTCTTCTTCAGAACCAGGAGGAACATCAGAAATATTAATTAGAGGTGTTACTTCTTTGTCTGGAGATAATACTCCTTTATATGTTGTAGATGGCGTTATACAAGATGGAGATCCAGGAATTCCACCTTCAGATGTAGAAACTATTAACGTATTAAAAGATGCTGCATCAACTGCTATTTATGGAGTTCGTGGAGCTACAGGTGTAATTTTAATTACAACTAAACAAGGTAAACCAGGTTCTTTACAAGTTAGAGTAAATGCTAGTTATGCAATACAACATAGAAGAGCAGCAGTGCCTTTAATGAATTCTGTAGAGCAAACTTATTTTGATGTTGTTCAAAATAGAAATGTAAATGGAGGTTATGATGATCAAGTTAGTTTACAGATTTTACAACAACCAAGAACTTTTTTAAATGAAACTAACTTAAGTGATTTAATTTTTACTAATGATGTACCAACACAAGATTATAATGTAAATGTTTCTGGAGGTACAGAAGATATCACTTATAATGTTTCTGCAGGGTTTTTTAGTCAAGATGGACTACAGATTAATTCGGGATATAATCGTTTTAATATTAGAGCAAGTACAGTTTATGAAAAAAATAAGCTAAGAATTCAATCTAGTGTTTCTATGAATACAGATAGTAGAGATATTCCTCAAGGAAATCTTTTATCACAATCTATTGTGTATAGACCTACTCAAAATGGTGTAAATTTAGATAATTTAGATGAATTGTCTCAAGGTGGAGATGATGTAAATAGATTAGGTTGGGTTATTGAAAGTTTAAGAACTACTAATAATTATAAAACTACAAGATCTGCAGCAACACTTAATTTAAAGTATCAGGCAACAGAACATTTAAATCTTTCTAGTAATTTAGGTATTACTTCTATTAATAGTATTGGTAAAATTTACAGACCGTATCAAGAAATTTATAATAATCAAAATCCACCAGTATTACAAAGTCAGCCAGAAGATAGTTTTGTATCTAATAGAACTAGGTTTACTACCAATTTAGTAGCAGAATTTGGTGCAATCTATAATAAAGTGTTTGCCGAAGATCATGATCTTACACTTACCGCTTTTATTTCTGGAGCAAAAAACACAAGTGAAGCCTTTACTGCAACTAGAAATGGTGCTACTAATGATGATGTACAAGTGTTAAATGGAGCAACAGGAACTCAGTTTGTTTCTTCAGGAAATGATTATACTCAAACTAGAATTGGTTTAATAGGTAGACTTCAATACAGTTATAAAGGGAAATATATTTTAAGTTCTAGTTTACGTAGAGATGGATCTTCTAAATTTCCGGTAGATAATAGATGGGGTACATTTCCATCAATCGCATTAGCTTGGAATGTTTCTGATGAACCTTTTTGGGATAAATATAAAGGAACTGTAAATAACTTTAGACTTAGATTAAGTCAAGGTACAGTTGGTGTAGATAGAATTGGAGATTATTTATATTCTGCAGGGATTTCTCAAGATATTAATTACGCATCTTCTACAGGAGCAGTTAGTTTAGGAGCTACTCAAGAAAACTTTGTAAATAGAGTTTTAAAATGGGAAGAAACAACGCAGCAGAATATTGGATTCGATTTTGGATTCTTAAGAAATAGATTAACACTTTCGGCAGAATATTATCATTCAGATAAATCAAACATGTTGTTTCCTGTTTTTATTCCTAATTCAGCGGGTGGAGGTAACAATGCAACCGTAGTTTTAAATGTTGGAGATATGGTTAATTCTGGTTTAGAATTAGCATTAGGATTTAGAGGAAAAGTAGGAAATGTTAGATATAGAATGAATGGTACTTTTTCTACAAACCAAAATGAAGTTACAAAAATTAGTGGAGATACTAAATTTCAGTTAACTACAGATAATGGTCTAGTGGGTAGAGCACCACAACAATCTAGAGTTACAGCATTGGCCGTAGGGCGTGAAGCAGCAGCTTTTTTCCTATGGAGAACAGATGGTATTTTAGATACAGAAGTAAAATTAGCAGAATACCAAAGCAATATTGATAGAAATGCTAGAATGGGAGATACTAAATTTATAGACCAAAACAATGATGGCGTTTTAGATGAATCAGACAGAGTTTATAGCGGTAGTGGTTTACCTGAATATGAATTAGGATATACGTTTAATGCAAACTATAAAAATTGGGATTTCTCAATGAATTGGTATGCTGCATTAGGGCAAGAGATAATGAATGGTTTTGATGCTTGGGCATATGGTTTTGGTAGACATAAAGATCAAATTTATCAATGGTCTCCACAAAATCAAAACTCTACAGTACCTACTTACAGAAATGATGTAACAAGACATAACAACTTTTTAGGATATAGTGATCTTTGGTTAGAAGATGGTTCTTACTTAAGATTAAGACAAGTTTCTATGGGGTATAGTTTTCCTAAAAAGACTTTAGAAAAAATGGGACTTAGTAGATTACGTTTTTACGTAAGAGCTCAAAACCCATTAACCATAACTAAATATTCTGGTTATAACCCAGAAGTAGGCGGTGGTATACAAGCAAGAGGTTTAGATAAAAATACTGGACCAATATCCTCACAATATATGTTAGGGGTAAACATTAATTTTTAA